A window of Mobiluncus massiliensis genomic DNA:
TCGGGCGAATTCCCCACCACGTTCACCTTGACGCCGAAATCTTTCAGTCGCTGTGCCGTTTGCGTGGCCAGGCCGTTTTGGGAAGATCCGTTGAATATGTTTACCGCCACTCCCTGTAAGGAAACCGGCTTTCCCTTCGGAGCGCATGGCGGCACTTTCGCCTTTGCCTCCTCGGACAAAACAAAAGAATTACCGAAAGGCAGAGAAACCAAACCCACAGCAAAAGGCAGGGAAACCACCAAAACCGCAGCCATCGCCAGCACAATCCAGCCGAAAATCACGGTTTGGCGAGCCAGGGTGCGTCGTCTCCGTTTGGCGCGTATCTCCTGGGAATCACCCTGGCCGAGCAGGTCCTTTGCTTCAATTCTGGGCATCTTTTTGGCCTTGCGTGGCTCGGAGTTCTTGATCCGCGTGACGCTTAGCGTAGGCTTCGGAATGCAATTCCGTTCCGGCCGGAGCGGAAGCCGGGGAGGCCTGCTCCAGCTTAGTGCCGCGAACGTTAGAAATCGCCCGCATGAAGTGGTACATGATGATGGCGCCGAAGGAACCCATCGCGATACCCTCGAACTTCACGTCGCCGATGACCAAGGTGTAGTTCGCGATAGCCATCACCATCGCCACCGCGGCCGTATTCAGGTTCACCGGGTCAGCGAAATCCACCTGGTTCTGGACCCAGATACGCACTCCGAGCATCCCAATCATGCCGTACAGAATCGTCGCGGCTCCACCCAGAACCCCCGGCGGAATGGTGGCGATAATCTCACCGAACTTGGGCAGCAGGGACAGGGCTAGAGCCCCGACAGCGGCAATGATATAAGCCACGGTGGAGTAAACCCGGGTCGCGGCCATCACGCCGATGTTTTCGGCATAGGTGGTCGTACCGGAACCGCCGCCACTGCCGGCAATCATGGTGGACAAACCGTCC
This region includes:
- a CDS encoding LytR C-terminal domain-containing protein; protein product: MPRIEAKDLLGQGDSQEIRAKRRRRTLARQTVIFGWIVLAMAAVLVVSLPFAVGLVSLPFGNSFVLSEEAKAKVPPCAPKGKPVSLQGVAVNIFNGSSQNGLATQTAQRLKDFGVKVNVVGNSPDSYAGAARINTSKKNVAKAFSLARALPEADVRIDLNRGAEINVLLGEQFQGALAMDNLSDGDLGPYPPAPKNCQEVD